In Oryza glaberrima chromosome 8, OglaRS2, whole genome shotgun sequence, the following are encoded in one genomic region:
- the LOC127781069 gene encoding uncharacterized protein LOC127781069, with the protein MDEHLAYHLPDLALEIVLSHLQSLADRASFRGVCRQWAAVWRDQWPRTPPMPWLAAPGHCVALSDASVHRVPLPNGVDVDGIVCCGSLGNWIALAPKRRRWRPRHQVRHLLLNPFSGASVQLPILTPAAFRGGGDDINVEKIVISSAPDSDGCVVAAIVMGSYSSTREIVIWRRGQESWSTPAAAAPSNVADAVFHGGDLYVVDKCSQLYVFSGDDGGGGQELHPVRLEMDLTRTGRFMARVLLECDGRLLMADRHRHGGDAGYHEYSVYALERDAACGDWCWSPVTRLDGHVLFLGAGCCRALPVTGRDRVKDGNVVFLDDSAEITAVVTVDDRKPLERSALIRRSMDVPASNVMDTFRRRGGGGGGRPASPAASMAGRRNQCFGFGGLQDLIVLMKSFMSPQEDECTHRQ; encoded by the coding sequence ATGGACGAACACCTTGCCTACCATCTCCCGGATCTGGCGCTGGAGATCGTCCTCAGCCACCTCCAGTCCCTCGCCGACCGCGCCAGCTTCCGCGGCGTGTGCCGGCAGTGGGCCGCCGTCTGGCGCGACCAGTGGCCGCGCACCCCACCGATGCCGTGGCTCGCCGCGCCGGGACACTGCGTCGCCCTCTCCGACGCGTCCGTCCACCGCGTCCCCCTCCCGAACGGCGTCGATGTCGACGGGATCGTCTGCTGCGGCTCGCTCGGCAACTGGATCGCGCTCGcgccgaagcggcggcggtggcggccgcgtcaTCAGGTCCGCCACTTGCTGCTGAACCCGTTCTCCGGCGCCAGCGTGCAGCTCCCGATCCTCACGCCGGCCGCCTTccgtggaggaggcgacgataTCAACGTCGAGAAGATCGTCATCTCGTCGGCGCCGGACTCGGACGGCTGCGTCGTCGCCGCGATCGTGATGGGCTCGTACAGCTCCACGAGAGAGATCGTGATCTGGCGGCGGGGGCAAGAATCCTGGtcgactccggccgccgccgctccgtccaACGTTGCAGACGCCGTGTTCCACGGCGGCGATCTCTACGTGGTCGACAAGTGTAGTCAGCTCTacgtcttctccggcgacgacggcggcggtggccaagaGCTGCACCCGGTGAGGCTCGAGATGGATCTCACGAGGACCGGCCGCTTCATGGCCCGCGTTCTGCTGGAGTGCGACGGGAGGCTGCTCATGGCGGACAGGCACCGCCACGGTGGCGACGCCGGCTACCACGAGTACAGCGTATACGCCCTGGAGCGCGACGCCGCCTGCGGCGATTGGTGCTGGTCGCCGGTCACGCGGCTCGACGGCCACGTCCTCTTCCTCGGCGCCGGCTGCTGCAGGGCTCTCCCGGTGACCGGGCGCGACAGGGTGAAGGACGGCAACGTCGTCTTCCTCGACGACAGCGCGGAGATCACGGCCGTGGTCACCGTCGACGACCGGAAACCCCTGGAGAGATCTGCCCTGATCAGGAGAAGCATGGACGTGCCGGCTTCCAACGTGATGGACACTttccggcggcgtggcggcggcggcggcggcaggcctGCATCGCCGGCGGCAAGCATGGCAGGGAGAAGGAATCAGTGCTTTGGATTTGGAGG